In Chloroflexota bacterium, a genomic segment contains:
- a CDS encoding Lrp/AsnC ligand binding domain-containing protein codes for MAAKAFVLIETEVGKTRDVVTALQKLSGVVSVDTVTGPYDIIAILQGESLNDIGDLVTGKIHPVPGISRTVTCLAI; via the coding sequence ATGGCGGCTAAGGCATTTGTATTGATTGAGACCGAGGTAGGCAAAACCAGAGACGTGGTTACTGCCCTGCAAAAATTGAGCGGTGTTGTGTCGGTGGATACCGTGACGGGTCCCTATGACATCATTGCCATTCTGCAGGGTGAGAGCCTAAATGATATTGGCGACCTGGTTACCGGGAAGATTCACCCTGTTCCCGGCATATCACGTACGGTGACCTGCCTGGCAATTTAA
- a CDS encoding transcriptional repressor gives MNTSRRKLNGAGKRFTHQRALIMDIIRQGHGHLDADEIFLRAREMEPRLSLSTVYRTLQMLKELGIVDELHFGENHHRYEVKPTKEHHHMVCLGCGRVIEFDYPLSRYLKREVTALKDFDIDETEIRVAGYCKQCRRSQR, from the coding sequence ATGAACACAAGCCGCAGGAAACTGAATGGCGCCGGTAAGAGATTCACTCACCAGCGCGCTCTGATAATGGATATCATCCGCCAGGGGCATGGACATCTTGATGCCGATGAGATATTCCTCCGTGCCCGTGAGATGGAACCACGCCTAAGCCTCTCCACGGTTTATCGCACTCTGCAGATGCTGAAAGAGCTGGGTATAGTGGACGAACTGCATTTTGGCGAGAACCATCACCGCTATGAGGTTAAACCGACTAAGGAGCACCATCATATGGTGTGCCTTGGCTGTGGTCGGGTGATTGAGTTCGACTATCCGTTGTCCCGCTATCTGAAGAGGGAAGTGACAGCATTGAAGGACTTCGACATTGATGAGACGGAAATACGTGTTGCCGGCTACTGCAAGCAATGTCGCCGGTCTCAACGGTAA
- a CDS encoding ferrous iron transporter B encodes MRKILLMGNPNVGKSVVFSRLTGVRVIASNYPGTTVGYTQGLMKVGEETTAVIDVPGTYSLEPTSEAEEIALQMLATGDVVINVIDATNLERNLNLTLQLLEKGVPMVVALNMWDDTGHRGIHINLKRLEELLGVPVIPTVAVTGQGIKELVESIPVARAPKLLPGSHDERWAAIGSIVEQVQQVTHRHHTWLERLGDASARPITGIIIAAVVLVGTFLGIRFIGENLITYVLDPIFEHLWTPVVLFFSDLMGGSGIIHDVLLGNIVAGEVNYIESFGLLTTGLYVPFAMVLPYIVAFYFVLGLLEDVGYLPRLAVLMDTIMHRLGLHGYAIIPMLLGLGCNVPAILATRILESKRERFIAATLISIAVPCAALQAMVIGLVGQRGIQYVAIVYGTLFIVWVVLGFILNRMVKGFSPELLIEIPPYRIPPWRTVLQKLWFRVYGFLHEAIPIILGAVLVMNILHALGVFDVIANFMAPVVTGLLGLPKEAVVALAIGFLRKDVALGMLGPLALTSEQLVVGSVVLAMFFPCIATFVVLLRELGTTGMLKAAAIMLVVALSVGGLLNLIL; translated from the coding sequence CTGAGAAAAATACTCCTCATGGGCAATCCCAACGTCGGCAAGAGCGTCGTTTTCTCACGACTGACGGGCGTGCGGGTTATCGCCTCCAACTATCCGGGAACCACGGTTGGTTACACGCAGGGGCTGATGAAGGTCGGGGAAGAGACGACGGCGGTGATTGACGTGCCAGGAACCTACAGCCTGGAGCCAACCAGTGAGGCAGAGGAAATCGCCCTGCAGATGCTCGCCACCGGCGATGTGGTCATCAATGTAATTGATGCCACCAACCTGGAGAGAAACCTCAATCTGACGCTCCAGCTACTGGAAAAAGGGGTCCCCATGGTCGTCGCCCTGAACATGTGGGACGATACCGGTCACCGTGGCATTCACATTAACCTGAAGCGGCTTGAAGAGTTGCTTGGCGTACCCGTTATCCCCACGGTGGCGGTGACCGGGCAGGGAATCAAGGAACTGGTGGAAAGCATTCCCGTGGCCAGGGCGCCCAAGTTGCTGCCAGGCAGCCATGATGAGAGGTGGGCAGCCATCGGCAGCATTGTGGAACAGGTACAGCAGGTCACCCACCGACACCATACCTGGCTGGAACGTCTGGGGGATGCCAGTGCCCGTCCGATAACCGGTATTATAATTGCTGCGGTAGTTCTCGTGGGCACATTTCTCGGTATCCGTTTCATCGGTGAAAACCTGATCACCTATGTCTTAGACCCTATATTTGAGCATCTCTGGACGCCGGTGGTACTTTTTTTCAGCGACCTTATGGGCGGCTCCGGTATTATCCATGACGTGCTGCTCGGCAATATTGTGGCCGGTGAAGTCAATTACATCGAGTCATTTGGTCTGCTGACCACGGGCCTCTACGTGCCCTTTGCCATGGTGCTGCCATATATCGTCGCTTTCTATTTCGTCCTCGGCCTGCTTGAGGACGTCGGTTACCTGCCACGTCTGGCCGTTCTCATGGATACCATCATGCACCGCCTGGGCCTTCACGGCTACGCCATTATTCCCATGTTGCTGGGACTGGGGTGTAACGTGCCGGCGATTCTGGCAACGAGGATACTGGAAAGCAAAAGAGAGAGGTTCATCGCAGCCACGCTTATCTCCATTGCCGTGCCCTGCGCTGCGCTGCAGGCAATGGTCATCGGGCTGGTTGGACAGCGCGGGATTCAATACGTCGCCATCGTCTACGGGACTCTTTTCATAGTCTGGGTTGTTCTCGGCTTTATACTCAACCGCATGGTGAAGGGATTCAGCCCCGAGCTGTTGATTGAGATACCACCCTATCGTATACCGCCGTGGCGCACTGTGCTTCAGAAGCTATGGTTTAGAGTCTATGGATTCCTGCATGAAGCCATCCCGATTATCCTGGGCGCCGTACTGGTGATGAACATACTGCATGCACTGGGTGTATTCGATGTCATCGCCAATTTCATGGCACCGGTGGTAACCGGCCTGCTGGGATTGCCCAAGGAAGCGGTGGTGGCGCTGGCGATAGGCTTCCTGCGCAAAGACGTGGCCTTGGGTATGCTGGGGCCGCTGGCGTTGACCTCGGAACAGCTGGTCGTCGGCAGCGTCGTTCTGGCGATGTTCTTCCCCTGCATTGCTACCTTTGTGGTGCTCCTCAGGGAACTGGGCACCACCGGTATGCTCAAGGCAGCTGCTATAATGCTCGTCGTGGCCCTTTCGGTGGGAGGGCTGCTGAACCTGATTCTCTAG
- a CDS encoding NYN domain-containing protein yields MIFIDGANLYKRTRELIPKGKQVDIEKLAHKLLGDRRLVRIYYYNTRSPSADPEEQKAQQRFLEKLGWINNLQKRMGRLIPKEYKVKCPNPDCKKEFVFKTHIQKGVDTRIAVEMVTLAVSDAYDTAILVSGDEDLVEGVDYIREHTHKRVENSCALDKGWSTKLREASDVRIPLTAEYLADCLV; encoded by the coding sequence ATGATATTTATTGATGGTGCTAATCTTTACAAACGCACTAGAGAATTAATTCCTAAGGGTAAACAAGTTGATATTGAAAAGCTAGCTCATAAACTGCTAGGAGACCGAAGACTAGTACGTATTTATTACTATAATACTCGCTCTCCCAGTGCAGACCCTGAAGAACAAAAAGCTCAACAAAGGTTCTTGGAGAAATTAGGTTGGATTAATAATTTGCAGAAAAGAATGGGCAGGCTTATTCCAAAAGAGTATAAAGTTAAATGCCCCAATCCTGATTGTAAGAAGGAATTTGTTTTTAAAACTCATATTCAAAAAGGTGTTGATACACGAATCGCCGTGGAGATGGTAACCCTAGCTGTATCTGATGCGTATGATACCGCTATACTTGTATCTGGTGATGAGGATTTAGTCGAAGGGGTTGATTACATCAGGGAGCATACTCACAAAAGGGTTGAAAATTCCTGCGCTTTAGATAAAGGATGGTCTACAAAGTTAAGAGAAGCATCAGATGTTAGAATCCCCTTAACTGCGGAGTATCTTGCTGACTGCCTGGTTTAA
- a CDS encoding acyl-CoA dehydrogenase family protein: MEYFLTEEQKTIKSLARKIAEERILPVRAELDEKEEFPWAIVKDLADADMFRVFVPEEYEGLGGGCLELCLVVEELSRVCAGVAATYAVNALGCYTLMEYGTEEQKRKYLPDIAAGKKLTAFAISEATAGSDASAIKMTADKVEGGYMLNGTKQFITNGGEAELYTVIVLTEKTRGARGASAILVEKGTPGFTFGKKEKKMGIRASATRELIFRNCLVPEGNLIGKPGMGFIQAMRLFDRSRPGIGAQGVGIAQGALEVAVDYAQQRIQFGHPIISLAVVQDMLAEMDIQVEAARALVYATARTVDSGARKITEESAMAKVFASDVAMKVTTDALQICGGTGYMKDFPVEKMMRDAKITQIYEGANQILRNAIAVELRKRKARTE, encoded by the coding sequence TTGGAATATTTTTTGACTGAAGAGCAGAAAACAATCAAAAGCCTGGCCCGAAAAATTGCCGAGGAGAGAATCCTGCCGGTACGGGCTGAGCTGGATGAAAAGGAAGAGTTCCCCTGGGCAATTGTAAAGGACCTGGCGGATGCCGATATGTTCCGTGTTTTCGTCCCGGAAGAGTATGAAGGGCTGGGCGGCGGTTGCCTGGAACTATGCCTGGTGGTGGAAGAGTTGAGTCGGGTGTGCGCTGGAGTAGCCGCAACCTATGCCGTGAATGCCCTTGGCTGTTATACGCTGATGGAATACGGAACCGAGGAGCAGAAACGCAAATACCTGCCGGATATCGCCGCCGGTAAAAAACTGACCGCCTTCGCCATCAGCGAGGCCACGGCGGGCAGCGATGCCAGTGCCATCAAGATGACCGCGGACAAGGTTGAAGGTGGCTATATGCTCAACGGCACCAAGCAGTTCATCACCAACGGCGGTGAGGCCGAGCTCTACACGGTGATAGTCCTGACCGAGAAGACCAGAGGTGCACGCGGCGCCAGCGCCATCCTCGTCGAGAAGGGAACACCGGGCTTCACCTTCGGCAAGAAAGAGAAAAAAATGGGTATCCGGGCATCCGCAACCCGGGAGCTCATCTTCCGCAACTGCCTCGTTCCGGAGGGGAACCTTATCGGCAAGCCGGGCATGGGATTTATCCAGGCGATGAGGCTCTTTGACCGCTCACGACCCGGGATTGGCGCGCAGGGGGTCGGTATCGCACAGGGGGCACTGGAGGTGGCGGTGGACTATGCCCAGCAGCGCATCCAGTTTGGACATCCGATTATCTCTCTGGCGGTGGTGCAGGACATGCTGGCGGAGATGGACATTCAGGTTGAGGCGGCCCGGGCGCTGGTCTACGCAACGGCGAGGACGGTCGATAGCGGCGCCCGAAAAATTACCGAGGAATCAGCCATGGCCAAGGTTTTCGCCTCGGATGTGGCGATGAAGGTCACCACCGACGCGTTGCAGATATGCGGCGGTACGGGCTATATGAAGGATTTCCCGGTGGAGAAGATGATGCGGGACGCCAAAATCACCCAGATATATGAAGGCGCCAATCAAATCCTGCGCAATGCCATTGCCGTTGAACTGAGAAAGCGAAAGGCAAGGACGGAATGA
- the ispH gene encoding 4-hydroxy-3-methylbut-2-enyl diphosphate reductase, translating to MTIEKADKAGFCFGVKRALDILEKVAHERGGVETLGAVVHNRQVLQKLAEIGVKVAKNVEDIRGDVVVTSSHGISPQIEEEIGARNIEIISTTCPFVLRAQVAARRLAEAGFLVVIYGDAEHPEVRGILGWAKGNGIAALDEKFIAKLDQIPRRIGILSQTTQVPTRFTEFVRKLIDAAFIRDAEMRIIDTICHDIRERQAAAIELAGQVDLMLVVGGHHSANTNRLAELCSQVAETHLVETAAEIQTSWLEGKRRVGITAGASTDEQIVNEVLRALQA from the coding sequence ATGACAATTGAAAAGGCGGATAAGGCAGGTTTCTGTTTCGGTGTGAAACGAGCCCTTGATATACTGGAGAAGGTGGCCCATGAGCGTGGTGGTGTGGAAACGCTGGGGGCGGTGGTGCATAACCGGCAGGTGTTGCAAAAGCTGGCGGAAATCGGCGTGAAGGTGGCCAAAAATGTAGAAGATATCCGCGGCGATGTGGTAGTAACCAGCTCTCACGGGATAAGCCCGCAGATTGAGGAGGAAATCGGGGCCAGGAATATTGAAATCATCAGCACCACCTGCCCGTTCGTACTTCGAGCACAGGTAGCGGCCCGGAGACTGGCGGAAGCCGGCTTTCTGGTGGTTATTTACGGCGATGCAGAACACCCGGAGGTCAGGGGTATTCTCGGCTGGGCCAAGGGAAACGGTATCGCCGCACTTGACGAAAAGTTCATTGCCAAGCTGGACCAGATACCGCGCCGCATTGGAATTCTGTCCCAGACCACGCAAGTACCGACCCGCTTCACTGAATTCGTCAGGAAACTGATTGATGCTGCTTTTATCCGGGATGCGGAAATGCGGATTATCGATACCATCTGCCACGATATCAGGGAACGCCAGGCCGCCGCCATCGAACTGGCCGGTCAGGTGGACCTGATGCTGGTTGTCGGCGGGCATCACAGCGCCAATACCAATCGTCTGGCCGAATTGTGCTCTCAGGTGGCGGAAACGCATCTGGTCGAAACCGCCGCTGAAATCCAGACTTCCTGGCTGGAAGGAAAACGACGTGTCGGGATAACGGCTGGCGCTTCAACCGATGAGCAGATAGTTAATGAAGTATTGAGGGCGTTGCAAGCGTAA
- a CDS encoding patatin-like phospholipase family protein gives MPKQRIGLALGGGAARGMAHIGVLTVLEKEGIPIDFIAGTSAGAIVGSLYARSKNAAQIKEKVIAMSARRLTRLIDPALPRTGFIKGDKFNDLLVSFLGSDVKFSDLLIPFACTATDIDTGEAVVFDRGSVVEAVRASISLPGIFTVVKRAGRYLVDGGLTDPVPVNLVRRMGADFVIAVNVIPDVVDRSHDSVEERIKDAKEPNIIHVLIQSVHIGTYSLVRSSLEKADVVIEPDVVHIGAAEFHHARECIKQGELAARKAMPEIKSKLGI, from the coding sequence TTGCCAAAGCAGAGGATAGGGTTGGCACTTGGGGGTGGTGCGGCGCGGGGAATGGCACACATCGGCGTCCTGACCGTTCTGGAGAAAGAAGGGATTCCCATTGATTTTATCGCGGGCACGAGTGCCGGTGCCATTGTTGGTTCACTGTATGCCCGGAGTAAAAACGCGGCGCAGATAAAGGAGAAAGTCATCGCAATGTCAGCGCGCAGACTAACCAGGTTAATCGACCCGGCACTGCCTAGGACCGGTTTCATCAAGGGAGATAAATTCAACGACTTGCTGGTCTCGTTTCTCGGCAGCGATGTTAAATTCAGCGACCTGCTGATACCCTTCGCCTGCACAGCCACCGATATCGATACCGGAGAAGCGGTTGTGTTCGACCGCGGTTCCGTGGTAGAAGCGGTCAGGGCCAGCATTTCCCTGCCGGGCATATTTACCGTGGTGAAGAGGGCAGGTAGATACCTGGTGGATGGTGGGCTGACAGACCCGGTGCCGGTGAACCTGGTCAGAAGAATGGGCGCCGACTTCGTTATTGCCGTCAACGTCATCCCGGACGTGGTTGACCGTTCACATGACTCAGTTGAGGAGCGTATCAAGGACGCCAAGGAGCCAAATATCATCCACGTCCTGATTCAATCCGTACACATTGGCACCTATTCGCTGGTGAGGTCAAGCCTGGAGAAAGCTGACGTTGTGATTGAACCGGACGTGGTGCATATCGGTGCCGCTGAATTCCATCATGCCCGGGAGTGCATCAAGCAGGGTGAACTGGCGGCACGAAAAGCCATGCCCGAAATCAAAAGCAAGTTGGGAATTTGA
- a CDS encoding 1-acyl-sn-glycerol-3-phosphate acyltransferase, with protein sequence MHWIYYGGRYFTRVVLFLFTRWRVLGRDNIPDEGPLLVAANHLNLADPPIMGCSINRQAMFLAKEELFLHRIQRYIVRNYGAFPVRLGGMNRDALRFAEQWFGRGKAMIVFPEGRRSMEAQMVDAFSGSALIAVRNGVPILPVGIYGTEKITGLTWWLRRPRITVNIGRPFNLPSVNGKVTKKQLMEFTHSIMARISELLPEEYRGQYGGE encoded by the coding sequence ATGCACTGGATATATTACGGAGGCCGTTATTTTACCCGGGTGGTTCTGTTCCTCTTTACCCGGTGGCGGGTGCTCGGCAGGGATAACATTCCGGATGAGGGGCCGTTACTGGTTGCGGCCAACCATCTAAATCTGGCTGACCCGCCGATAATGGGTTGCAGTATCAACCGGCAGGCGATGTTTCTGGCCAAAGAAGAGTTATTCCTGCACCGGATTCAGAGGTATATCGTCCGCAACTACGGCGCCTTTCCGGTACGACTCGGCGGCATGAACCGGGACGCACTGCGCTTCGCTGAGCAATGGTTCGGCAGAGGAAAGGCGATGATTGTATTTCCAGAGGGGCGACGGAGCATGGAAGCGCAGATGGTGGATGCCTTTTCCGGCTCGGCACTCATCGCAGTACGAAATGGTGTTCCTATATTGCCGGTGGGAATTTACGGCACCGAAAAGATAACCGGCCTTACCTGGTGGTTGCGCCGTCCCAGAATCACGGTGAATATCGGGCGCCCGTTTAATCTTCCGTCGGTGAATGGCAAAGTAACCAAGAAACAGCTCATGGAGTTCACGCATTCCATAATGGCACGTATTTCTGAGCTGTTACCCGAAGAATATCGGGGGCAATATGGTGGAGAGTAA
- a CDS encoding DoxX family membrane protein — MTRLNWLATGAGIIMGLIFMAAGLGKLLNPMESSIIFVFPEFLPTALDEFIFHWLPYLEIIIGVLLITGIAARLVASLALALTVSMIANNSILLVQGLGDKPCGCFGEAERLAQLSLSVTGALYIDVVMLILGFMVLFFYQGRFFNISPWFLRRG; from the coding sequence ATGACACGTCTTAACTGGTTAGCCACCGGCGCCGGTATCATCATGGGCCTCATTTTTATGGCCGCCGGTCTGGGGAAACTGCTCAACCCGATGGAATCGTCTATCATTTTTGTTTTCCCGGAATTTCTGCCGACGGCACTGGATGAATTCATCTTCCACTGGTTGCCTTATCTCGAGATAATAATCGGCGTGCTCCTCATCACCGGCATTGCCGCCAGGCTGGTTGCTTCCCTGGCGCTGGCACTTACCGTGAGCATGATTGCCAATAACAGCATACTGCTTGTTCAGGGGCTCGGGGACAAACCCTGCGGCTGTTTTGGTGAAGCGGAGAGATTGGCACAGTTAAGCCTGTCTGTTACCGGCGCACTCTATATAGATGTGGTGATGCTTATACTGGGCTTTATGGTTTTATTCTTTTATCAGGGCAGATTTTTCAATATCAGTCCCTGGTTCTTAAGGAGAGGTTGA
- a CDS encoding ATP-binding protein, whose translation MTDRLGIVVSGSLESGVEVKLDGAVSVEDMAVGRYVTIEGQKQRYFGMITDIGLGVIDPRFTLTPPDISDPFISEVLSGTSTYGTLHVLPMLTISGDVSSLIEGPQPVKTVPTHFSAVNLASQRDVELVFGGEDEKRFYVGTPLDMETKICLDLPELVKRSNGIFGKSGTGKTFLTRILLIGILQKSAAVNLIFDMHNEYGWAGTSEGGKSVKALKQLFPSKVAVFTLDEESSRRRKVSTDFVVRIGYDEIEPEDMALLRQTLNLTEPAVEAIYQLRRRLGKNWLQQAADMTDSDETSQLLKELDIHESTFGNLRRGLATISRLPFIEPQAPDNAVARILEYLDRGINVVLEFGRYTDITAYILVANLLTRRIHARYRDRMEKAMGEDTVKPTPLVITIEEAHRFLNPEVASRTIFGTIAREMRKYNVTLLVIDQRPSGIDTEVMSQMGTKVTCLLDNERDIDSVLAGVSGKSALKSVLSRLESKQQALIFGHAVPMPVVIRTREYGSPQSYRELLTTGKAEGGEQTEKDIEELWG comes from the coding sequence ATGACGGATAGACTGGGCATCGTGGTCTCCGGTTCACTGGAAAGCGGCGTTGAGGTCAAGCTGGATGGCGCGGTATCGGTGGAGGACATGGCGGTGGGTCGCTACGTCACCATCGAGGGACAGAAGCAGCGATATTTCGGCATGATTACCGATATCGGCCTGGGCGTCATCGACCCGCGATTTACCCTGACACCGCCGGATATATCAGACCCGTTTATTTCCGAGGTGCTCTCCGGCACCAGCACCTACGGCACCCTGCATGTGCTGCCCATGCTCACCATAAGCGGCGATGTCTCCAGCCTCATCGAGGGGCCGCAGCCGGTAAAGACAGTGCCGACTCATTTCTCGGCGGTCAACCTCGCCTCGCAGCGGGATGTGGAACTCGTCTTCGGTGGTGAGGATGAAAAAAGGTTTTACGTCGGCACGCCGCTGGATATGGAGACCAAGATATGCCTCGACCTGCCGGAGCTGGTCAAACGCTCCAACGGCATCTTCGGCAAGAGCGGTACGGGCAAGACATTTTTAACCCGCATCCTCCTCATCGGCATACTGCAGAAGAGCGCCGCGGTGAACCTGATATTCGACATGCACAACGAGTACGGCTGGGCGGGGACGAGCGAGGGGGGCAAATCGGTCAAGGCGTTAAAACAGCTCTTCCCCTCGAAGGTGGCGGTGTTCACTCTCGATGAAGAAAGCTCACGAAGGCGAAAAGTAAGCACCGACTTCGTGGTCAGGATAGGCTACGATGAGATTGAGCCGGAGGACATGGCGCTATTGCGCCAGACCCTGAATCTGACCGAGCCGGCGGTGGAAGCAATTTACCAGCTGCGGCGCAGACTGGGTAAAAACTGGCTGCAACAGGCCGCAGATATGACCGATTCAGATGAGACTAGCCAGCTATTAAAAGAGCTCGATATCCACGAGAGCACCTTCGGGAATTTGAGAAGGGGACTGGCCACGATAAGTCGCCTCCCCTTCATCGAGCCCCAAGCCCCGGATAATGCCGTGGCGCGCATTCTGGAGTACCTTGACCGGGGCATAAATGTGGTGCTGGAGTTTGGCCGCTACACGGACATAACCGCCTACATCCTGGTGGCAAATCTACTGACGCGGCGCATACACGCCCGGTACCGGGACCGGATGGAGAAGGCGATGGGCGAGGATACCGTCAAGCCGACGCCGCTGGTTATCACCATTGAGGAGGCACACCGATTTCTGAACCCGGAGGTTGCCAGCCGGACCATTTTCGGCACCATCGCCCGCGAGATGAGGAAATACAATGTGACCCTGCTGGTCATCGACCAGCGTCCCAGCGGCATTGACACCGAGGTGATGTCGCAGATGGGCACCAAGGTCACCTGCCTGCTCGACAACGAGAGAGACATTGACAGCGTCCTCGCCGGCGTCTCCGGCAAAAGTGCGCTGAAATCGGTGCTTTCCCGGCTGGAATCGAAGCAGCAGGCGCTTATCTTCGGCCATGCCGTACCTATGCCGGTGGTCATCAGAACGCGGGAGTACGGCTCACCGCAGTCATATCGGGAATTGCTCACCACCGGGAAGGCCGAAGGCGGGGAACAGACGGAAAAAGACATCGAAGAGCTGTGGGGATAA
- a CDS encoding DNA double-strand break repair nuclease NurA, whose amino-acid sequence MSLDLTKIATQASAMVARLKEGRAERQQRLHYARQIFGDEAIDLDKLRKKIAASRTTWLVAELTDGLAKRYPAPPIPADFNVIATDGSHIDVDRHRATRCYLINIGAVTLSYGDEPDAVLDSTPHLYAEDEDLVIKPSAATGREQMVEGTLLGIKRAVEECRHLSLLAGEQLPGSTTLALLDGTLILWGLEAYPDFVAEIMLGQGFLTCLEEIKKLNRDRRVALASYISFPRSTDVVNVLRVAICPHEVSDCDRFCPPPENRDCEGVAGVTDRELFMDALEPGERSALFISPSKITKERYGEHRIYFCYLRLEEEVARVEVPRWVAENAELIDIVHSLVLDQCRRGHGYPVALSEAHEQAVVTGADRAEFWQFVESLYVEEKIPTLTSAKSFSKRTRWV is encoded by the coding sequence GTGTCACTGGATTTAACCAAGATAGCTACACAGGCAAGCGCTATGGTGGCGCGGTTGAAGGAAGGTCGTGCCGAAAGGCAGCAGCGGCTTCACTACGCGCGGCAAATTTTCGGCGACGAAGCTATTGACCTGGATAAACTGAGGAAGAAAATAGCGGCCAGCCGGACCACGTGGCTGGTGGCGGAACTGACCGACGGGCTGGCAAAACGATACCCGGCCCCACCTATTCCCGCCGATTTCAACGTGATTGCCACCGACGGCTCCCATATTGACGTTGACCGGCACCGTGCCACGCGGTGCTACCTGATAAACATCGGCGCCGTCACCCTCAGCTATGGTGATGAACCGGACGCTGTATTGGATAGCACGCCTCATCTTTACGCTGAAGATGAAGACCTGGTGATAAAGCCGTCGGCCGCGACCGGCCGTGAGCAGATGGTTGAGGGCACGCTGCTTGGCATCAAGCGCGCTGTTGAGGAATGTCGCCATCTGTCCCTGCTGGCAGGGGAACAATTACCGGGCAGCACCACGCTGGCGCTGCTCGATGGCACACTCATTTTATGGGGGCTGGAGGCGTATCCCGACTTCGTTGCTGAGATAATGTTGGGCCAGGGTTTTCTGACCTGCCTGGAGGAAATTAAGAAGCTCAACCGGGACCGGCGCGTTGCCCTCGCCAGCTACATAAGCTTTCCGCGAAGTACGGATGTGGTCAACGTGCTGAGGGTGGCCATCTGCCCGCATGAAGTGTCGGACTGCGACCGCTTTTGCCCGCCGCCTGAAAACAGGGACTGCGAGGGCGTGGCCGGCGTTACCGACCGTGAGCTGTTCATGGACGCGCTTGAGCCTGGAGAGAGGTCGGCGCTTTTCATTAGCCCGTCGAAAATAACCAAGGAACGTTATGGGGAACACCGGATTTATTTCTGCTACCTTCGACTTGAGGAAGAGGTGGCCAGGGTGGAGGTGCCGCGCTGGGTGGCGGAGAACGCTGAATTAATAGACATTGTGCATAGCTTAGTCCTTGACCAGTGCCGCAGGGGGCATGGCTACCCGGTGGCTTTGAGTGAGGCCCACGAGCAGGCGGTGGTCACCGGCGCCGACCGCGCCGAGTTCTGGCAGTTTGTTGAGTCTTTATATGTGGAGGAAAAAATCCCCACCCTCACTTCCGCCAAGAGTTTTAGTAAGCGGACGAGGTGGGTATAA
- a CDS encoding ferrous iron transport protein A: MTVTKQVNLRQMYPGQSGKVVKVDGGVGLVSRLSALGIRPGKKITKVSSMLMRGPVTVQLGGTRLAIGFGMANKILVELDQ, from the coding sequence ATGACCGTAACGAAGCAGGTGAATTTAAGGCAGATGTATCCCGGCCAGAGTGGCAAGGTGGTGAAGGTAGACGGAGGGGTGGGATTGGTGAGCCGTCTCAGCGCGCTGGGTATCAGGCCGGGTAAGAAAATTACCAAGGTAAGTTCGATGCTGATGCGAGGACCGGTAACCGTGCAGCTGGGAGGTACCCGGTTGGCCATCGGATTTGGCATGGCAAATAAAATTCTTGTTGAGCTTGACCAGTGA